The Iamia sp. SCSIO 61187 genomic sequence TGCCGGAACCCGGTGACCTGGCCGTCGAGGAACGCGGCCAGCCCGGGCCGCAGGCGGCCGTCGGCGGCGTCGGTGGTGGCGAGGGCGCGGGTGTCGGCCACGCGCACGGCCGTCGCCGTCTGGAGGACGAGGCGGCCGGCGGGCGACAGCCGACCGTCGCCGTCGCGGTCGGGCAGCGCGTCGACGGCGGCTCCCAGCAGGTCGACCTGGTGGGCGAGCGAGCGGGGGTTGCCGGGGTCGAGGACGAGGAGGTCGAGGAGCGTCTCGAGCTGGCCGTGCGACCGGTAGCGCCGCCGGTAGGTGATGATGCTCTCGGTCGCGCTCAGCACCGACTCGAGCACGAGGCTGTCGGTCGCCGTGTCGCGGGCCGTGGTCACCGTCGCCCGCAGGAGCAGCGCCACGCCGACCCCGCGCTCGAGCCGGCGGCCGGCCTCCATGAAGTGCCACCCCGGGTCCCGCACCATGCTCTCGGCGGTCAGGCCCGAGAGGGCCATCAGCGCCTGGAGCGCCCGGCTGAGCGTGGCCCGGCCGACGCCGCGGGGGTAGGTCCGGGCCGCCGGGCCGAGCAGCTCGTGGTCGAGGGCGGTGAGGAGCGGCCAGGTGTCGCTCGAGAGCTGGTCCCGCACCGTCTGGGCGGCGTCGATGAGACGCCGGGCGGCGTAGGCCAGCGACCCGGGGCGGTCGGCGTCGACGACGAGCGACCGGAGCTCGGCCCCCGACTCGGCCGCCGACGGCAGCTCGCCGGGCGCGGGGCCGGGGTCGGCGTACCCCGGGGCGCCGCCCGTGACCGCCGAGAGGGCGTGGAGGAGCACGGCGAGCGAGGCCCTTCCGGCGGGGTTCGTCCCGTGCTCGAAGTCGTTGCGCCGGTCGCCCACGACCCGCAGCAGGCGGATGAGCGTCTCGGCCCGCTCGGCGTAGCGGCCGAGCCAGAAGAGGTTCTCCGCCGCCCGCGACGACATCGACCCCTCGGGCGCGACCGCTTCGACCGCCGGCCCGGCCTGGAGCCAGAAGCCCGTGAGCCGCTCGGGCTCGGACGCCAGCACCCACGTGTCCTTGGCCGTCAGGGCCGAGTGGGCGGTCACCCGCGCCCGCTGGGCGGGCAGCACCCGCGTCAGCCCGCCGGGCATCACCGCGTAGGAGTCACCCCGGGCGACGGTGAAGGTGCGCAGGACGCTCGCCCGGGCCTCCAGCCCGCGGTCGGTGAGCGTCGGGGTCGACCCCAGCTCGACCCGCTCGGTGCCGGTCCACCGGCGGGGCTCGGCGGCGATGCGCGTCGCCAGGGCCTCCCTCTCCGCGCTGCTCAGGAGGGCGCCCTCGATCGGGGCGGGGACGCGACCGTCGGGCTGCCGGCCGACCTGGCGGAGCACCAGCCGGTCCAGGTGGGCCAGGACGTGGGACAGCCCGGTGTCGTCGCCGCACCACCACGCCTGGGCCGACCGCAGCTCCAGGTCGTGGCCGAGGAGGGCGGCGGCCACGGAGGGGAGGAAGGGCACCAGGCCGGGGTTCTCGAGCACCCCCGAGCCGAGCGGGTTGACGACCGCCACGGTGCCCCGGCGGCAGGCGTCGACGAGGCCGGGCACGCCGAGCTGGGAGTCGGGCCGGAGCTCCACCGGGTCGCAGAACTCGGGGTCGAGGCGCCGGAGGATCACGTGCACCGGCTCGTGGCGGCCCAGCGACCGCAGCCACACCCGTCCCCGCCGGACGGTGAGGTCGGCCCCCTCGACGAGCGTGTAGCCGAGGTGGCGGGCGAGGAGGGCGTGCTCGAAGGCGGCGCCCGCCAGCGGACCGGGGGAGAGCACGACGATGCGCGGGTCGTCGACGTCGGCCGGCGCCGCGGCCACGAGCGCGGTGCGGAGCGTCCGGAAGAACGGGGCCAGCCGGTGGACCTCGCTGTCGCGGTAGAGGCTGGGGAAGACCCGCGACGTCACCTCCCGGTTCTGGAGGGCGTAACCGGCGCCCGCCGGGGCCTGGGCCCGGTGCGTGAGGACGAGGTGGCGGCCGTCGGGGTCGCGCGCCAGGTCGAACCCGGCGGTGACCAGCTGGACGGGCCCGTCGAGGGCGATGCCGTCGCAGGGGCGCAGGAAGGCGGGGTCGGAGAGCACCAGCTCGGCGGGCACCAGGCCCTGGCGCAGCAGCTGGCGCGGTCCGTACAGGTCGGCGAGGACGAGGTTCAGCAGCTCGGTGCGCTCGACGACGCCCCGCTCGATGGCGCTCCACTCGTCGCTCGTCAGCAGGGCCGGGACGGGGTCGAGGGGCCAACGCCGGGCCGGTCCGACCCGCGGTCCGTCCGAGCCCGTCGTCGGGGCTCCGTCGGTGGGTCCGGCGGCGTTGAAGGTGACGCCGTCCTCGTCGAGCAGCCGGTCGGACTCGCGGCGGCGCTCCCGCAGCTCGGGGAGGCCGAGCTCGTCGAGCGTCGCCGCCACCCGCGACCACGGGCCGCGGACCTCCCCGCTCGGGGTGCGCAGGGCGTCGTAGCCCGGCGGGCGTCCCTCGGCGGCGGGAGGGAGCACGGAGGAGGGGGTGGGCGTGGCCGTCATGGGATGGGCCTCGACCGTGACCGCCGAGGTCGAGCCCGCGGAGGGTAGCCCCGCACCGGTGTCGCCGATGTTGCCGGTCCGTGAACGGCGGCCCGTCAGGTGGTGACGAGGATGCGAGCGCTGGCGAAGGCGCCGATGCCCACGTGGGCGCCGCCGACCTCGACGGTGGTGGTGCCGTCGGGGGAGGTCGCGGTGATGACGCCGGCCCGGCCCGGGAGGATGTCGGCCGACTCCAGGAACTCGAGCATGCCGGGGGCGAACTCGAGCTCCTCGGGGATGCGGTTCACGACGAACGCCGACCCGACCTCGAGCTCACCGAGGGGTGAGGACACCGGAGCGGTGTAGTCGGCGCCGGGGATGGGGTTGCCGTGCGGGCACGTCGTCGGCGCACCGAGGAGCTTGTCCATCGCCTCCTCGACGTTCTGGGAGATGACGTGCTCCCACTTGCCCGCCTCCTTGTGGGCCTCGGCCCACGAGAGCTTGAGGACGTCGGTCAGGAACCGCTCGGCCAGGCGGTGGCGGCGCACGACCGACTCGGCCAGGCGCAGGCCGTCGCCGGTGAGGCTGATGCGCCCGTCGACCGCGACCAGCCCCTCGCCCTCGAGCTTGCGGATCATCTCCGACACCGCCGGCCGGGACACCTCGAGGCGCTCGGCGATGCGGGCCTGGATGACGTCGACGTCGTCCTCGTTGAGCTCGTAGATCGCCTCGCAGTACTCCTCGAACGCCGGGTGGTACTCGGGGGTGCGATACGGGGCCACGGCCCGAGCCTACCGGCCGACCCCTCGGCCCGGGTGGGGAGCCTCGGCCCGCCCCGGAGCGACCGGCGGTGCTCCGAGGTGCCCGGTCCCCGGCCCGGTCGGTACGGTCGGCCACCGTGCCACGTCGTCGGTCCCTCCCCGGTCTCCTGCTGGTCCTCGCCCTCGTCGGCGGTCTCGTCGGCTGCGGTGACGACGCCCCGTCGGCCGCACCCGACGACTGCACCCGGGTGGAGGACGGGGCGCACACGCTCGTCGCCGAGAACCTCCGGTGGGACACCGACTGCCTGCGGGTGCCGGTGGGCACGACGATCACCTTCACCGTCGAGAACCGCGACCGCTCGGTGGGCCACAACCTGGCCATCGAGGGCCCGTCGGGCGCGGCCAAGACCGACGTCGAGGCCGGGCCCACCACCCAGACCCTGGAGTTCGAGGCCACCGAGGTCGGCCCCCACGCCTTCGAGTGCGAGCCCCACGCCTCGACCATGAAGGGCACCCTCTGGGTCGAGTCGTAGGCGCGCCGGCGCCCCGACCAGGGTCGAAGGACCCTGGCGGCGCCGGGCGGCGGGTGCGACGGTGCCCGTGATGCGCCCCACCGCCCGCCCCGAGCCCGGGGCACCCTCCTCGCCGAGGGCCCGGGCGGGGTGCAGGTCTCGGTCACGGGTCGGTCACGGTCCGGTGAGACCGTTGACACCTCCAGGTCACCTCCGTATGGTGCACGTCACACCGTGGAACCGCTTCCACGCTGGGGCGCCCGTCCGAGGGGAGGGCGCGTCGACCCGAGAGGAGCCCGTGCCCGTGGCCACCATCGCCGATGTCGCAGCCCGGGCGGGCGTGGGAGCGGGGACGGTGTCGCGGGTGCTCAACGGCAGCCCCAAGGTCTCCGAGGCCACCCGGGCCCGGGTGCTCGACACCATCGCCGAGCTGGGGTACCGGCCCAACCCGCTGGCCCAGGGCCTGTCGCGGGGCCGGTGCCGCACCCTCGGCGTCGTCGTCCCCTACTTCACGACCCCGTCGCCGATCGAGCGCCTGCGCGGC encodes the following:
- a CDS encoding circularly permuted type 2 ATP-grasp protein; protein product: MTATPTPSSVLPPAAEGRPPGYDALRTPSGEVRGPWSRVAATLDELGLPELRERRRESDRLLDEDGVTFNAAGPTDGAPTTGSDGPRVGPARRWPLDPVPALLTSDEWSAIERGVVERTELLNLVLADLYGPRQLLRQGLVPAELVLSDPAFLRPCDGIALDGPVQLVTAGFDLARDPDGRHLVLTHRAQAPAGAGYALQNREVTSRVFPSLYRDSEVHRLAPFFRTLRTALVAAAPADVDDPRIVVLSPGPLAGAAFEHALLARHLGYTLVEGADLTVRRGRVWLRSLGRHEPVHVILRRLDPEFCDPVELRPDSQLGVPGLVDACRRGTVAVVNPLGSGVLENPGLVPFLPSVAAALLGHDLELRSAQAWWCGDDTGLSHVLAHLDRLVLRQVGRQPDGRVPAPIEGALLSSAEREALATRIAAEPRRWTGTERVELGSTPTLTDRGLEARASVLRTFTVARGDSYAVMPGGLTRVLPAQRARVTAHSALTAKDTWVLASEPERLTGFWLQAGPAVEAVAPEGSMSSRAAENLFWLGRYAERAETLIRLLRVVGDRRNDFEHGTNPAGRASLAVLLHALSAVTGGAPGYADPGPAPGELPSAAESGAELRSLVVDADRPGSLAYAARRLIDAAQTVRDQLSSDTWPLLTALDHELLGPAARTYPRGVGRATLSRALQALMALSGLTAESMVRDPGWHFMEAGRRLERGVGVALLLRATVTTARDTATDSLVLESVLSATESIITYRRRYRSHGQLETLLDLLVLDPGNPRSLAHQVDLLGAAVDALPDRDGDGRLSPAGRLVLQTATAVRVADTRALATTDAADGRLRPGLAAFLDGQVTGFRQTADAISAAHFTPILPQRPLVPAAARR
- a CDS encoding metal-dependent transcriptional regulator — its product is MAPYRTPEYHPAFEEYCEAIYELNEDDVDVIQARIAERLEVSRPAVSEMIRKLEGEGLVAVDGRISLTGDGLRLAESVVRRHRLAERFLTDVLKLSWAEAHKEAGKWEHVISQNVEEAMDKLLGAPTTCPHGNPIPGADYTAPVSSPLGELEVGSAFVVNRIPEELEFAPGMLEFLESADILPGRAGVITATSPDGTTTVEVGGAHVGIGAFASARILVTT
- a CDS encoding plastocyanin/azurin family copper-binding protein is translated as MPRRRSLPGLLLVLALVGGLVGCGDDAPSAAPDDCTRVEDGAHTLVAENLRWDTDCLRVPVGTTITFTVENRDRSVGHNLAIEGPSGAAKTDVEAGPTTQTLEFEATEVGPHAFECEPHASTMKGTLWVES